One Solea senegalensis isolate Sse05_10M unplaced genomic scaffold, IFAPA_SoseM_1 scf7180000014403, whole genome shotgun sequence DNA segment encodes these proteins:
- the esco2 gene encoding N-acetyltransferase ESCO2, with product MMPNTRKRKLTSLDSDSHPSKKGVREMSPVKRSSPRKPPQSPMSKKLTGRLNKKNCPSPQKSPLRPAGSPAKSPRKPFLKQTMVTSSFYGKQKPVYLTPLERKAIKESLPPAAPPPPALPSPPSQPIKQQRKNKKNVKGGNKPRKVSAGSRTAAEAGIKSYATSTKKITLSKLNLSVTAKPTAATTTTTTTTSAAAAPPTTVTKPVSESKKAITITFSSLKPKPKIFVGAAFFGTGKKPKSMYKKSAPKSSTKPVSVQQKSRAAPVQKKSETTTTTTQQQQQQVMNQQKTPEKTVVQPLKPEEKRLGTKQRPRFDLSDWIEEPGTPQPLSSHKALREKYGINKELTIVLTRTPTPSRSSTASFTDSQDASLTDVFDLSDISPNSATFSPPKKPAAVYPIFCSASRRLKKAAVQPPVSCSTPSGPIASLQTPSSAKQRSARKKREKQDDDQLIIDAGQKRFGVTTCGSCGMIYSAENPEDNFQHTQFHQRFIDSIKFVGWKKERVVSEFWDGKILLVMPDDPKYAVKKAEDVRRVADSELGFQQVTLSRPLQAKTYLFINTERMVVGCLVAEPIRQAFRVLDQPDGHKDMTKDDFMERHRAWCCSTVPEPAVCGISRIWVFSLARRRGIATRMLDTVRSSFTYGCHLTKQEIAFSDPTPDGKVFATKYCNTPTFLVYNFIA from the exons ATGATGCCTAATACCAGGAAGAGAAAGCTCACCTCTCTGGACTCTGACAG TCACCCGTCCAAGAAGGGGGTGAGAGAGATGTCCCCCGTGAAGAGAAGCTCCCCGAGGAAGCCGCCGCAGTCTCCCATGAGTAAGAAGCTAACTGGACGTCTGAACAAGAAGAACTGTCCTTCACCACAGAAATCCCCACTTAGACCAGCAG GTTCTCCAGCCAAATCGCCCCGCAAACCCTTCTTGAAACAGACCATGGTTACAAGCTCGTTCTACGGCAAACAGAAGCCCGTCTACCTCACTCCACTGGAGAGGAAAGCGATTAAGGAGTCtctgcctcctgctgctcctcctccgcCCGCTCTCCCGTCACCTCCCTCTCAGCCAATAAAACAGCAaaggaagaataagaagaacgtCAAAGGAGGCAACAAGCCGAGGAAAGTCTCTGCAGGATCGAGAACCGCGGCGGAGGCGGGAATCAAAAGCTACGCGACATCTACGAAGAAGATCACACTTTCGAAACTCAACTTAAG TGTCACGGCCAaaccaacagcagcaacaacaacaacaacaacaacaacat ctgctgctgctgctcctcccaCCACTGTCACCAAACCTGTGTCAGAGTCTAAGAaagccatcaccatcactttCAGCAGCCTGAAACCCAAACCCAAGATCTTCGTCGGGGCTGCGTTCTTCGGTACAGGGAAGAAACCCAAGTCCATGTACAAGAAGTCTGCACCAAAGTCCTCGACTAAACCGGTCTCAGTGCAACAGAAGAGTCGAGCAGCACCGGTTCAGAAGAAGAGCGAGACGACAACGACAacgacgcagcagcagcagcagcaggtgatgaaCCAACAGAAAACACCTGAAAAA ACTGTCGTTCAGCCGCTCAAACCAGAAGAGAAGCGTCTCGGCACCAAACAGAGGCCCAGGTTTGATCTGTCCGACTGGATCGAAGAGCCTGGAACTCCACAGCCTTTAAG CTCACATAAAGCTCTGAGGGAGAAATATGGGATTAACAAGGAGCTGACGATTGTGTTGACGAGGACTCCGACACCAAGTCGATCATCTACAGCCTCGTTCACCGACTCACAG gACGCTTCTCTGACAGACGTCTTTGACCTGAGTGACATCAGTCCCAACAGCGCCACCTTCAGCCCACCCAAAA AACCTGCAGCAGTGTATCCCATCTTTTGCTCCGCCTCCAGAAG GTTAAAGAAAGCAGCTGTGCAGCCTCCCGTGTCCTGCAGCACCCCCTCTGGCCCCATCGCGTCACTGCAGACGCCGTCTTCAGCCAAACAACGCAGCGCTCGTAAGAAGCGAGAGAAGCAGGACGACGACCAGCTCATCATT GATGCCGGTCAGAAACGTTTCGGTGTGACGACATGCGGCTCGTGTGGGATGATCTACAGCGCCGAAAATCCTGAGGACAATTTCCAGCACACGCAGTTCCACCAGCGCTTCATCGACTCCATCAAGTTTgtg GGCTGGAAGAAGGAACGTGTGGTGTCCGAGTTCTGGGATGGAAAAATTCTCCTGGTTATGCCGGATGATCCCAAATATGCTGTTAAAAAG GCTGAGGACGTGCGTCGCGTCGCAGACAGTGAGCTTGGTTTCCAGCAGGTGACGCTGAGCAGACCCTTGCAGGCAAAGACTTACCTGTTCATCAACACAGAGAGGATGGTGGTGGGATGTCTGGTCGCTGAGCCCATACGTCag GCGTTCAGAGTCCTCGACCAGCCGGACGGACACAAGGACATGACCAAGGACGACTTCATGGAGCGACACCGAGCCTGGTGCTGCTCCACCGTCCCAGAACCAGCCGTGTGCGGGATCAGCCGGATCTGGGTCTTCAGTCTCGCCAGGAGACGGGGCATCGCAACCCGCATGCTGGACACAGTCAG GAGCTCCTTCACGTACGGATGTCACCTGACCAAGCAGGAGATCGCCTTCTCTGACCCGACGCCCGACGGCAAAGTGTTTGCGACAAAGTACTGCAACACGCCGACGTTTCTCGTTTACAACTTCATCGCGTGA